A region of Necator americanus strain Aroian chromosome I, whole genome shotgun sequence DNA encodes the following proteins:
- a CDS encoding hypothetical protein (NECATOR_CHRI.G3241.T1) yields MDTTHNIAMNECPVCGVAKKRMERHLVDVHGYSQDQIADFKVQKKSRKVAASGKPVYNCEFCDATFNSMSGLSRHRGTKHADEYSPRVIMCPICRESVKSHRELANHAHQEHAEDPDEFVVETIVFQNLEDYENWKLSLEKGGVISRFIARTKITEHTKVTYLRCHFSFHSASVAEKTKKSVPYCTAYMNVTEKVDGVTVEHCPTHLGHEARPSHKMPCPR; encoded by the exons ATGGATACCACTCACAA TATTGCCATGAATGAATGCCCAGTCTGCGGCGTagccaaaaaaagaatggagagACACCTTGTCGACGTTCATGGATATTCGCAAGACCAAATTGCGGACttcaaagttcagaaaaagagCCGGAAAGTTGCCGCTTCGGGAAAGCCAGTGTATAACTGCGAATTCTGTGATGCGACATTCAACAGTATGAGTGGGCTGAGCCGTCATAGAGGAACAAAACATGCCGACGAATATTCACCTCGAGTTATCATGTGTCCCATCTGCAGAGAAAGCGTCAAG AGTCACCGTGAACTCGCGAACCATGCTCATCAAGAGCATGCTGAGGACCCAGACGAGTTCGTGGTGGAGACCATTGTTTTCCAAAATCTGGAGGATTATGAG aactgGAAGCTATCCTTGGAGAAGGGCGGTGTGATAAGTCGTTTCATAGCAAGAACGAAGATTACGGAACACACTAAAGTGACCTATTTGCGCTGCCACTTCTCGTTCCATTCAGCTTCGGTCGcagagaaaacgaagaagtcTGTGCCCTACTGCACAGCTTATATGAAT GTGACGGAGAAAGTTGATGGTGTGACAGTCGAACACTGTCCCACCCACCTCGGACATGAAGCCCGCCCATCTCA CAAAATGCCGTGTCCTCGGTAA